One genomic region from Deltaproteobacteria bacterium encodes:
- a CDS encoding ABC transporter permease: MILCKLAWKSLAMRRLVTSLTILSIGLSTALLMLVERIRVGAHASFTGAISQTDLIVGSRGGTLPLLLNAVFHIGSPTANMKFATFKAIQADPKTAWAVPITMGDSHRSYRVVATTSDFFKHFQTRRQQKLEFAAGGFSADAGSGDLFAAVIGSAVARRLDYGLGEKLALSHGVGEVSFHKHEDHPFHVTGILQPTGSPVDRTIFIPLAGLEAIHHGWEDGAPPRRDQALRTSELAAKNFAIEEISAVFVGAKSKMDILTMQRFWNDFKTEPLTAVMPGVALDELWQGLAYGEDALRLVAVFVVLVGLTGMLVSVYNSLSERRREMAILRSLGATPGLIFGLLVTEAGILVGSGAVLGIILTRVLLWVMQPVVANHFGFHLAVESFSSVEIFYFGAIMMCGLILGAIPAWRAYRHSLSDGLVIRL, translated from the coding sequence GTGATATTGTGCAAACTTGCATGGAAATCCTTGGCCATGCGGCGCCTAGTCACCAGCTTGACGATCCTGTCGATTGGGCTCTCGACGGCGCTTTTGATGCTTGTAGAACGGATTCGCGTCGGTGCCCATGCAAGTTTCACCGGCGCTATCAGTCAGACTGATTTGATCGTGGGCTCGCGCGGGGGCACTTTGCCGCTGCTGCTCAATGCTGTTTTTCATATCGGCAGTCCGACGGCTAACATGAAATTTGCTACTTTTAAAGCGATTCAAGCCGATCCGAAAACGGCCTGGGCGGTGCCGATCACGATGGGGGACAGTCACCGAAGCTACCGTGTTGTGGCAACGACGTCTGATTTTTTCAAACATTTTCAGACGCGACGTCAGCAAAAACTTGAGTTTGCCGCGGGGGGATTTAGTGCCGATGCCGGGAGTGGCGATCTCTTCGCCGCGGTCATTGGCAGTGCTGTTGCGCGCCGCCTAGATTACGGACTTGGTGAAAAGCTAGCGCTCAGTCACGGCGTGGGTGAGGTTTCTTTCCACAAACACGAGGATCATCCGTTCCATGTGACCGGTATTTTGCAGCCGACGGGTAGTCCGGTTGACCGAACAATCTTCATACCTTTAGCGGGACTCGAGGCCATTCATCATGGTTGGGAAGACGGAGCGCCTCCGCGACGTGATCAAGCACTAAGGACGTCTGAGTTGGCGGCAAAGAATTTTGCTATCGAAGAGATTTCGGCCGTCTTTGTTGGTGCTAAATCAAAAATGGATATTTTGACGATGCAGCGTTTTTGGAATGACTTCAAAACTGAGCCACTCACGGCAGTGATGCCTGGTGTGGCGTTGGACGAGCTTTGGCAGGGGTTAGCTTACGGCGAGGATGCTCTAAGGCTAGTTGCTGTATTTGTGGTCTTAGTCGGTCTCACCGGGATGCTGGTATCCGTTTACAATTCCTTAAGCGAAAGGCGTCGGGAGATGGCTATTCTCCGAAGTTTAGGCGCCACGCCCGGACTCATTTTCGGCCTCCTTGTCACTGAAGCTGGGATACTGGTCGGTTCTGGCGCAGTGCTAGGGATCATACTCACGCGGGTTTTACTATGGGTGATGCAGCCCGTTGTGGCTAATCATTTCGGGTTTCATCTTGCGGTTGAATCGTTCTCGTCCGTCGAGATTTTTTATTTTGGCGCCATAATGATGTGCGGACTCATTCTTGGTGCGATTCCCGCCTGGCGTGCCTATCGCCACAGTTTAAGTGACGGACTGGTGATTCGCTTATGA
- a CDS encoding sulfoxide reductase heme-binding subunit YedZ, with translation MRPNIKQKLLLMKTVLLSVLLLPLVHLALAFMNDDLGANPVERMTHVTGDWALRILLLSLCMTPVQLLLKWRKAILMRRLIGLTAFGYAALHFGVYLVFDQELSLVGTMIDVKKRPYITAGFAALCLMVPLAITSTDRQIKKMGSKRWQMLHKSVYLVTTLAIVHYWWLVKADITKPLIYGFIFAALMFLRLGKHSLKMRMPLLKRPPQ, from the coding sequence ATGCGTCCCAACATAAAACAAAAATTACTGTTGATGAAAACAGTGCTGCTATCAGTACTTTTGTTGCCACTAGTTCATTTGGCACTAGCTTTTATGAACGATGATCTCGGCGCCAACCCCGTTGAGAGAATGACTCACGTCACTGGTGATTGGGCCTTACGGATCCTGCTCCTGTCACTATGCATGACACCCGTGCAACTCCTCCTCAAATGGCGCAAAGCTATACTGATGCGACGCCTCATTGGACTTACAGCCTTTGGTTATGCGGCCCTGCACTTCGGTGTTTATCTAGTTTTTGACCAAGAACTAAGCCTTGTCGGTACCATGATCGATGTCAAAAAAAGACCGTACATCACGGCGGGATTTGCCGCACTCTGCCTGATGGTGCCGCTTGCCATTACCTCAACTGATCGCCAGATCAAGAAAATGGGGAGCAAGAGGTGGCAGATGTTACACAAATCCGTGTACTTGGTTACCACGTTGGCGATTGTTCATTATTGGTGGCTAGTCAAGGCAGACATCACCAAACCGCTCATATATGGGTTTATCTTTGCCGCATTGATGTTCCTGCGTCTTGGCAAACATAGCCTTAAGATGCGTATGCCTCTTCTTAAGAGGCCACCTCAGTAA
- a CDS encoding DUF3299 domain-containing protein, protein MVLCLLAVIPVLVLAGYWTWHILSAESEPVLADDAYQEVDWLQLRELDLVTGKIPAALAKLDGQPVKVPGFVVPLEDDDQGLSEFLLVPSPQACIHVPPPPPNQMVMVRMSSGQAPKRSWGPVWIRGRLYISTTDSQYGKISYKIRGDSAAKYELANSQG, encoded by the coding sequence ATGGTTCTTTGTTTACTAGCCGTGATTCCGGTGTTGGTGCTAGCTGGCTACTGGACTTGGCATATACTGAGCGCGGAGTCAGAGCCAGTACTGGCCGATGATGCCTACCAAGAAGTCGACTGGCTGCAGCTGCGTGAGCTTGATTTAGTGACGGGAAAGATCCCAGCAGCCTTAGCTAAACTTGATGGTCAACCGGTCAAGGTACCGGGATTCGTCGTGCCGCTTGAAGACGATGATCAGGGGCTTTCAGAATTTCTATTGGTACCTAGTCCTCAGGCCTGCATCCATGTGCCTCCTCCTCCGCCCAATCAAATGGTCATGGTGCGGATGAGCAGTGGTCAGGCACCCAAGCGTTCTTGGGGTCCAGTGTGGATCAGGGGGCGGCTCTATATCAGTACGACGGACAGCCAATATGGCAAGATTTCCTACAAGATTCGCGGAGATAGCGCAGCTAAATATGAATTAGCCAACTCCCAAGGCTAG
- a CDS encoding AgmX/PglI C-terminal domain-containing protein, producing the protein MSLELRFTIPGQVERQVPVDQPPMKIGALLSNQVVLRAPGVDPIHALIEEPNPGEYVVTDLGSVSGIKVNDQLVEVESPLRAGDVLTVGTIQIQVVGHAAAAVPHVDTTDGQRHGATVKAPEDRERREDSVPSRSPEPSEARVEASERQLDLLFSPRKAKPSGDVLEVVAYWGDTVLDVELFHPSTKGYDRVTIGNPTKSHLIAAGSSDIEVHPLARFSSSGYKISLVDGMTARLRKGGKVDKVTKPGDISLGSRDIAHIKYGAVSYFLMFVKPPPLDFPKRGLRDPFFFGLMSVAMLFYMILIPIAWIHVPAEKKDEKEDIWQVVSVPEKEPEKEKPKPPEKPKPEVKIAEVKTPPKKPPPPKPKPEVKPAKPTETEKPVQTKPVEKPVEQKKPTEVLTENKPTPEPKPAEAKPAGPPSTKPNLNKLSAGMPSTGAKDPNFKAAGPTLPNTAIGKSGGAVGSGMNQAGGAIKGNNKASVMGVEGANNDKPSGVNLSKLGLGVGKIMSKTGAGAISSNFKDSAGGAGGGMGSGAKTYGLGGLGSGKSLGLAGAGGAVNNFGSGSGGLLSGQGGTGGRGGSGLGPGFGNGGGAGGAGGAGGHGRANVSVPAGDPVVSGGLTSQEIMAVIRANLNQIRHCYEQLLQRSPSASGKMGTSFVIDTSGRVSSVTVSQDTINDAVMRGCVTDKMRRWAFPKPRGGQSVSVNYPFVFNPL; encoded by the coding sequence ATGTCTCTTGAGTTGCGATTCACGATTCCAGGTCAAGTTGAGCGGCAGGTACCTGTCGATCAGCCTCCAATGAAAATTGGAGCATTGCTGTCGAACCAAGTTGTACTTCGGGCACCTGGTGTCGACCCCATTCACGCTTTGATAGAAGAGCCCAATCCAGGTGAATATGTAGTCACCGACTTGGGTTCGGTATCAGGCATCAAGGTCAACGATCAGCTTGTCGAGGTTGAATCACCGCTAAGGGCCGGTGATGTTCTCACCGTCGGAACCATTCAGATTCAAGTGGTGGGCCATGCGGCTGCGGCCGTGCCCCACGTAGACACCACTGACGGGCAGCGCCACGGTGCCACCGTGAAGGCTCCTGAGGACCGCGAACGACGCGAGGACTCGGTCCCTAGTCGTAGTCCCGAACCAAGTGAAGCGCGCGTCGAAGCATCCGAACGCCAACTGGACTTGCTATTCTCTCCACGTAAAGCTAAGCCCAGTGGAGACGTGCTCGAAGTCGTGGCCTACTGGGGCGACACCGTACTCGATGTGGAACTATTCCATCCATCGACCAAGGGTTACGACCGTGTCACGATCGGTAATCCTACAAAGTCTCACTTGATCGCTGCAGGCAGTTCCGACATAGAAGTACATCCCTTAGCCAGATTTAGTAGCAGCGGCTATAAAATCTCGCTCGTCGACGGTATGACGGCCAGGTTACGTAAAGGCGGCAAAGTCGACAAAGTGACAAAGCCTGGCGATATTTCCCTAGGCAGCCGTGACATCGCGCATATCAAGTACGGCGCGGTGAGCTACTTCCTGATGTTTGTGAAGCCACCGCCACTAGATTTCCCGAAACGCGGACTTCGAGACCCATTCTTCTTCGGGCTGATGTCTGTTGCGATGCTTTTCTACATGATCTTGATCCCTATCGCATGGATTCACGTCCCTGCAGAGAAGAAAGACGAGAAAGAAGACATCTGGCAGGTGGTTTCAGTCCCTGAAAAAGAGCCTGAAAAAGAAAAACCCAAGCCACCAGAGAAGCCAAAACCCGAGGTCAAGATAGCTGAAGTCAAAACGCCTCCGAAGAAGCCACCACCACCGAAGCCAAAACCGGAGGTGAAACCGGCCAAGCCGACGGAGACGGAGAAGCCAGTTCAAACCAAACCTGTTGAGAAGCCCGTTGAGCAGAAAAAGCCAACAGAGGTCTTAACAGAGAACAAACCTACTCCGGAGCCCAAACCAGCGGAGGCGAAGCCGGCGGGACCACCGTCGACTAAACCGAACCTCAATAAGCTGTCGGCTGGTATGCCCTCAACTGGTGCGAAGGATCCAAACTTCAAAGCCGCAGGTCCAACGTTGCCGAACACTGCTATCGGCAAGTCTGGTGGTGCGGTGGGGTCAGGCATGAACCAGGCTGGTGGCGCCATCAAAGGCAACAACAAAGCCAGTGTCATGGGTGTCGAGGGAGCGAACAACGACAAGCCGTCGGGCGTGAACCTGTCTAAACTCGGTTTAGGCGTCGGTAAGATCATGAGCAAGACGGGAGCAGGTGCGATTTCCTCGAACTTCAAGGACTCGGCCGGTGGTGCCGGTGGTGGTATGGGATCCGGAGCCAAGACTTACGGTCTGGGCGGCTTGGGTTCTGGCAAGTCCCTGGGTTTAGCTGGTGCCGGTGGCGCAGTTAACAACTTCGGCTCCGGCTCGGGAGGTTTACTGAGCGGTCAGGGCGGCACCGGTGGTCGCGGAGGCTCGGGACTTGGACCCGGGTTTGGTAACGGTGGCGGTGCCGGTGGTGCTGGTGGTGCTGGTGGTCACGGCAGAGCGAACGTATCGGTACCAGCAGGTGACCCGGTGGTATCGGGTGGATTGACCTCGCAGGAAATTATGGCGGTGATCCGGGCCAACTTAAACCAGATCCGCCACTGCTATGAGCAGCTTCTGCAGAGATCGCCCAGCGCTTCAGGTAAGATGGGAACCTCATTCGTGATCGATACCTCTGGCCGCGTATCTTCCGTCACAGTGTCGCAGGACACCATCAATGACGCGGTCATGAGAGGATGTGTCACCGATAAGATGAGGCGATGGGCGTTCCCCAAGCCTCGTGGTGGCCAGTCAGTATCAGTCAACTATCCTTTCGTCTTCAATCCACTCTAA
- a CDS encoding M23 family metallopeptidase, with the protein MTCAGLLHLLGGCQTAAARRHHRVQHTPGIFTDGFDEAEEGIDERSSESRPRRGLLFGDGYDAQESLAWPLGGAISSGYGRRGFKFHHGIDIRATTGSAVRSAAPGVVEFAGWQHGYGNVVIIKHARLKTLYAHLRRIFVASGDQVQRLEEIGASGRSGRVTGPHLHFEVRDSNGDSIDPLAVMDGRQLLSSRH; encoded by the coding sequence ATGACTTGTGCTGGACTGCTGCATCTACTAGGCGGATGCCAAACGGCTGCAGCCCGCCGTCACCACCGGGTGCAGCATACGCCTGGGATATTCACTGACGGTTTCGACGAGGCGGAGGAAGGCATCGACGAAAGGTCTAGCGAAAGTCGGCCACGTCGAGGACTACTCTTTGGTGACGGATACGATGCCCAGGAAAGTCTGGCTTGGCCCCTCGGTGGAGCCATTAGCTCCGGCTACGGCCGACGTGGTTTTAAATTTCATCACGGCATCGATATTCGTGCGACGACTGGTAGCGCGGTAAGGTCCGCTGCCCCAGGAGTTGTTGAGTTTGCTGGTTGGCAGCACGGTTACGGCAACGTAGTGATTATCAAGCATGCTAGGCTTAAGACGCTCTATGCTCATCTACGCCGTATCTTCGTTGCAAGTGGTGACCAGGTGCAACGACTCGAAGAGATTGGCGCCTCCGGACGCAGTGGTCGCGTCACCGGCCCACACCTGCATTTCGAAGTGCGCGACTCAAACGGTGATTCCATAGATCCACTTGCTGTGATGGACGGAAGGCAGTTACTTTCAAGCCGTCATTAA
- a CDS encoding DedA family protein — MDLIHTLIDFVLHLDAHLTTLLASVGIWFYVVLFAIIFAETGLVVMPFLPGDSLLFAVGALASLQDSPLQLPLLALTCFVAALLGDLTNYTVGKNFGAKLFNNNTAKILNRRYLDQTEAFYRKHGGKTIIIARFVPIIRTFAPFVAGVGQMRFARFLSFSLIGAGLWIVPFLSLGFIFGNNPVIKSNFHYVVVAIILLSVTPAMIQILKARRATRLVTETAQR; from the coding sequence GTGGACTTGATACATACTCTGATCGACTTTGTCTTACACTTGGACGCCCATCTGACGACTCTCCTCGCTAGTGTTGGTATCTGGTTTTATGTGGTGCTCTTTGCCATCATTTTTGCAGAAACAGGGCTGGTGGTGATGCCATTTTTACCAGGTGACTCGCTGCTGTTTGCAGTCGGCGCCCTTGCCTCGCTACAGGATTCACCGCTGCAGCTGCCGCTTTTAGCTCTTACCTGTTTTGTCGCTGCACTTCTTGGCGACCTGACAAACTACACGGTTGGCAAAAATTTTGGTGCCAAGCTCTTCAATAACAATACGGCCAAGATACTCAACCGCCGCTACCTCGATCAAACAGAGGCTTTTTACCGCAAGCATGGCGGCAAAACGATTATCATTGCGAGATTCGTGCCCATCATAAGAACCTTTGCCCCATTTGTCGCCGGCGTGGGTCAGATGCGATTTGCCAGGTTCTTATCTTTTAGCCTGATCGGCGCCGGTCTTTGGATCGTGCCATTTCTAAGCTTAGGCTTTATTTTTGGTAACAACCCCGTGATTAAATCGAATTTTCATTACGTGGTCGTCGCCATTATTTTGCTTTCGGTGACCCCGGCCATGATACAGATTTTAAAGGCTAGGCGTGCAACACGGCTGGTCACCGAAACAGCTCAGCGATGA
- a CDS encoding thioredoxin family protein has translation MNRSRLVTTTTKWFVALIAAHIALVSGAHASSENAASPTHQIPGSPWYGGSLTAALAEAKAKHKHVLLYWGAVWCPPCNELKSQVFSQEKFATLMRPMIAVALDGDSEEAQAWGEKLRVQGYPTVLLLAPDGQELMRLPTAVNMDEFEAALVNALKHPGGLQAALERGLAGTATPDDWKLLANVPWHEESDASRSGDLISKLRILVINIPRALTEERAKLVALLLTTLTGTHPQDAGASEAPKLAAQELKWLLSDPVATIAARSLFAYSTDVLVWTYPTNDSHEIDADQLWLKAATLVAGAKESSLDTRLWASVAPMQVYRARHPGEKMPSELRALVMREVARSDEAAKTSYERKAVITGAATLLRDIGDLDGARALLANELKHTDTPWYLLASAAHLEKAAGNDTAALALIAKARKAAKGRASKLQWTQADITMTASIQNPKQLARLTQLVKDFYRNATTLEDGFQGRNARTAAKVASAIQPFLGQRPIKKAIENASKRCARQKQPGPCRDHFSGLGQFLQ, from the coding sequence ATGAATCGAAGTCGACTAGTGACCACAACGACCAAGTGGTTCGTCGCGTTAATCGCCGCTCATATAGCACTGGTGTCGGGGGCCCATGCAAGTTCAGAAAATGCCGCGTCCCCAACGCATCAAATACCCGGGTCACCCTGGTATGGCGGAAGTCTGACCGCGGCACTAGCCGAGGCCAAGGCTAAACATAAACACGTATTACTCTACTGGGGAGCTGTCTGGTGTCCTCCGTGCAATGAACTAAAAAGCCAAGTATTCAGCCAAGAAAAATTTGCGACGCTCATGCGTCCCATGATTGCCGTTGCCCTCGACGGGGATAGCGAAGAGGCTCAGGCGTGGGGCGAGAAACTTCGTGTGCAAGGTTATCCCACGGTGTTGCTCTTGGCACCCGATGGTCAGGAGCTGATGCGACTACCCACGGCCGTCAACATGGACGAATTTGAGGCTGCTCTCGTCAACGCTCTCAAGCACCCAGGCGGCTTGCAAGCCGCACTCGAACGAGGCCTTGCCGGCACGGCGACGCCAGATGATTGGAAACTGCTCGCCAATGTCCCATGGCACGAGGAAAGCGACGCTTCGCGTAGCGGTGACCTCATCTCTAAACTCAGGATTCTGGTCATCAACATCCCGCGCGCCCTAACTGAGGAACGAGCAAAGCTAGTTGCTTTACTACTGACGACTTTGACTGGCACGCATCCGCAAGATGCGGGCGCATCTGAGGCGCCTAAGCTTGCAGCGCAAGAACTGAAGTGGCTACTTAGCGATCCGGTTGCAACGATCGCGGCTCGTAGTCTATTCGCCTACTCAACTGATGTTCTGGTTTGGACCTACCCAACTAATGACAGCCACGAGATAGATGCCGATCAGCTTTGGCTTAAGGCGGCCACTTTGGTAGCAGGTGCCAAAGAAAGCTCCCTGGACACGCGCCTTTGGGCCAGCGTCGCACCCATGCAAGTATACCGCGCGCGGCATCCAGGCGAGAAGATGCCAAGTGAGCTGCGCGCCCTCGTCATGCGTGAAGTGGCACGGAGTGACGAGGCCGCTAAAACGTCCTACGAAAGAAAAGCCGTGATCACCGGAGCCGCCACCTTGCTGCGGGATATTGGCGATTTAGATGGTGCAAGAGCGCTACTAGCCAATGAACTCAAACACACGGATACACCTTGGTACCTCCTAGCATCCGCGGCGCACCTTGAAAAAGCAGCCGGAAATGACACGGCAGCCCTCGCACTGATTGCGAAAGCTCGTAAGGCGGCAAAAGGCCGCGCGAGCAAACTTCAGTGGACTCAGGCCGACATCACCATGACGGCCAGTATTCAAAATCCCAAGCAACTGGCCCGACTCACGCAACTTGTCAAAGATTTTTATCGGAACGCAACCACCTTGGAGGATGGATTCCAAGGCCGCAATGCACGCACTGCCGCTAAAGTTGCCAGTGCGATCCAGCCCTTTCTTGGTCAGCGACCCATCAAAAAGGCCATAGAAAATGCGTCGAAACGGTGCGCCAGACAGAAGCAGCCTGGACCTTGTCGTGACCATTTCTCGGGACTTGGACAGTTTTTGCAATAG
- a CDS encoding chloride channel protein produces MSLDSASKAIFGRRLPNFNIADHWGLGLQLLMVSAPMGMVVGAAIAGYDWIVNTLIWERLSEHLSPGVLCLMPVVAMMLTYAIVALGRVVYTSMADEVVRAYHSPKHGLDYRRAGAKLAASVATMGFGGSAGMEGASKWLGAVIGGAVQSLINRVGRLKLLHAREEVTMLAGAAAGISAIFRAPLTGAIMGIESPYKHDLAHEALLHGLVAAATSYVTFTALGTATPYFPIKVSYVLNWRDLLVCIPLGLTAGLASHLFLGLLSRIKAATKDSSRPKWLHYLVGGIVLSFLAGLTYVTTGEPLTLQAGLPVARRLLYGNYPLLVCLVIFVTKLIATAVTFGCGGVGGLFVPSATIGAALGAMFDVLFPTSQPGLYTMVGVAAFTGASYNSLLFAAVFVAEATGSPAMVVPGLIASCIAFVTSAGVSNSSHQRHHR; encoded by the coding sequence GTGAGTCTAGATAGCGCTAGTAAGGCGATTTTTGGTCGTCGTCTGCCAAATTTTAATATCGCGGATCATTGGGGCCTAGGACTGCAATTGCTCATGGTCTCAGCCCCGATGGGTATGGTAGTGGGTGCCGCCATAGCAGGCTACGACTGGATCGTTAATACCTTAATTTGGGAGCGGCTGAGTGAGCATCTCTCGCCTGGCGTCCTATGCTTGATGCCTGTCGTAGCTATGATGCTTACCTACGCCATCGTCGCCCTGGGGCGCGTGGTCTACACCAGTATGGCTGATGAAGTCGTAAGAGCCTATCATAGTCCCAAGCACGGATTAGACTACCGGCGCGCGGGGGCAAAGCTGGCGGCTTCCGTTGCGACTATGGGTTTTGGGGGCAGTGCCGGGATGGAGGGCGCTAGTAAATGGCTGGGAGCTGTGATTGGCGGCGCCGTCCAGAGTCTGATCAATCGCGTCGGTCGCCTCAAGTTACTCCATGCGCGCGAGGAAGTGACGATGTTAGCGGGTGCAGCCGCAGGTATTAGCGCCATCTTTAGGGCGCCGCTCACAGGCGCTATCATGGGGATTGAATCACCGTACAAACATGACTTAGCGCACGAAGCACTGCTGCACGGTTTAGTTGCCGCAGCGACAAGTTATGTAACGTTTACGGCACTCGGCACGGCGACGCCGTACTTCCCGATTAAGGTCAGCTACGTGCTGAACTGGCGCGATCTACTTGTCTGTATCCCGCTTGGCCTTACGGCTGGGCTCGCTTCACATTTATTTTTAGGTCTTTTGAGTCGCATCAAAGCGGCAACTAAAGATTCGTCGCGGCCCAAGTGGCTCCATTATCTGGTGGGCGGGATCGTCCTGAGCTTCCTAGCGGGACTGACCTATGTCACTACGGGCGAACCGCTAACGCTGCAGGCAGGATTGCCGGTGGCGAGACGCTTACTTTACGGCAACTATCCACTTCTCGTTTGTCTCGTCATCTTCGTCACCAAACTTATTGCGACGGCAGTGACCTTTGGCTGCGGTGGGGTCGGTGGACTGTTTGTACCCTCAGCCACTATTGGAGCAGCTCTTGGCGCCATGTTTGATGTGTTGTTCCCGACGAGTCAACCTGGGTTGTACACGATGGTAGGCGTAGCTGCCTTCACGGGAGCTAGTTATAACAGCCTACTTTTTGCGGCTGTTTTTGTCGCAGAGGCGACGGGGAGTCCTGCCATGGTCGTCCCTGGACTCATCGCCTCATGCATCGCCTTTGTGACTTCAGCTGGTGTTTCTAACTCATCACACCAGAGGCATCATCGCTGA
- a CDS encoding ABC transporter ATP-binding protein: MNQAIPAIEISSLKYSYKAGREILDIPAFKVSRGERVFIHGPSGSGKTTLLGLLSGIISPDSGQVAVDGVALGGMSARSRDLFRGDHIGYIFQMFNLIPYLDVMDNIILPCTISRARQANLAGASPTAAATALAVRLDIKHLLHKSVTELSVGEQQRVAAARALIGAPRLLIADEPTSALDVDHRDEFIALLSSIADDSQATVIFVSHDQSLGRHFHRKCSLPALNRIAQRFREQRP; this comes from the coding sequence TTGAACCAAGCGATTCCGGCAATCGAAATCAGCTCGCTTAAGTACTCCTACAAAGCAGGGCGGGAGATTCTTGATATTCCCGCCTTCAAGGTGAGTCGGGGCGAGCGAGTCTTTATTCACGGCCCAAGCGGCAGTGGCAAGACCACCTTGCTTGGGCTTCTGTCTGGCATCATTAGCCCAGACAGTGGCCAAGTCGCCGTCGATGGTGTCGCACTGGGCGGCATGAGTGCGCGATCGAGAGATCTATTTCGCGGCGATCATATCGGTTACATATTTCAGATGTTCAATCTGATTCCTTATCTTGATGTCATGGATAATATCATCCTGCCGTGTACGATCAGCAGAGCACGCCAGGCTAATCTTGCAGGAGCCTCGCCCACTGCAGCTGCCACGGCACTAGCAGTACGACTCGATATCAAACATCTCCTGCATAAGTCGGTAACTGAGCTTAGTGTCGGTGAGCAACAGCGCGTAGCAGCTGCCCGCGCTCTTATCGGAGCTCCGCGACTACTCATTGCGGATGAACCTACTTCAGCATTAGATGTCGATCACCGTGATGAGTTTATCGCGCTCCTCAGTTCGATTGCCGATGACTCCCAGGCGACGGTGATTTTTGTCAGCCATGACCAAAGTCTAGGGCGCCATTTTCATCGCAAGTGCTCGCTTCCTGCCCTGAACCGGATAGCGCAGCGTTTTAGGGAGCAACGTCCGTGA